A region of Veillonellaceae bacterium DNA encodes the following proteins:
- a CDS encoding OmpH family outer membrane protein, translating to MIGSTWKKLACVGLIACAAVFSGCGNSSKVAVVDYQKIENESPKVKDIQKQITDKDTEIRNRLNQEAQSGLSDEEMQKKVQAAQQERMIFVQSKQKELESLIQAQCGAIAKEKNIGIVMYQRAVPVGAVDITDEVLKRMDGSSKAGSASK from the coding sequence ATGATAGGTTCTACATGGAAAAAGCTGGCATGCGTTGGTTTGATTGCGTGTGCAGCTGTATTTTCCGGTTGTGGTAATTCGAGTAAAGTTGCAGTCGTTGATTACCAGAAAATAGAGAATGAATCTCCAAAAGTAAAAGACATTCAGAAACAGATTACTGATAAAGATACAGAAATCCGGAACAGATTGAATCAGGAAGCGCAGTCCGGGCTTTCTGATGAAGAAATGCAGAAGAAAGTGCAGGCTGCCCAGCAGGAACGCATGATTTTTGTTCAGAGCAAGCAGAAGGAACTGGAATCACTCATTCAGGCGCAGTGTGGTGCAATTGCTAAAGAAAAGAACATCGGAATTGTCATGTATCAAAGAGCGGTGCCTGTTGGTGCGGTAGATATAACTGATGAAGTTTTAAAGAGGATGGATGGATCCAGTAAAGCAGGATCCGCATCGAAGTGA
- a CDS encoding OmpH family outer membrane protein, with product MFIASVAAMAVVSMGDTANAAPTSDIGVVDQREVISSNGTLAMDYQQKLKSTADEMQKDFDAKSAGMSDAEKEKLFNDMQQQFNQKRTSIEKDMEDQVTSAVKSVASKKGLSLVVDKSAVLYGGTDITKEVTDALNQSVTAAQSSAASASK from the coding sequence GTGTTTATTGCTTCGGTTGCTGCCATGGCAGTCGTATCCATGGGGGATACTGCAAATGCAGCTCCTACCTCCGATATCGGTGTCGTTGATCAGAGGGAAGTCATTTCCAGCAATGGTACTTTGGCAATGGACTATCAGCAGAAACTCAAATCCACAGCTGATGAAATGCAGAAGGACTTTGATGCGAAATCTGCAGGCATGAGCGATGCTGAAAAGGAAAAACTTTTTAATGACATGCAGCAGCAGTTCAATCAGAAGAGAACATCCATCGAAAAGGATATGGAAGACCAGGTTACAAGCGCAGTCAAGTCTGTGGCTTCCAAAAAGGGATTATCCCTGGTCGTTGATAAATCCGCAGTCCTTTACGGCGGTACTGATATCACTAAGGAAGTAACAGATGCATTGAATCAGTCAGTTACGGCTGCCCAGTCATCTGCCGCTTCCGCTAGTAAATAA
- a CDS encoding BamA/TamA family outer membrane protein — protein MITTKHKKAVILSALMFSLTGASAYAQAPGIAGSQNGMSQSSMIDVKSGQATGKVGEITDKTDKAANEEPAVMVQQSQQTVAVGDASLYLSSNDDSAIEAQVGKTITSVDFEGIPEEVKAKLAPLIQSKVGSTVTVEGIRNDVASLGSIGVFSQIRPVFVSVPEGVKLTYQLVSNPVVKNVEFSGNTVFTSDYLKSIMQIPKDSVLNFVLVNQKLKEIEDLYLKQGYMLVSIPNVQVSADGTLHIDISEGIVEDIVIVGNEKTKDYVITRELKLKKGKPFNKFLASRSMERLYNLGYFEDVNMKLLPGKTNEHDVIIEIDVIEQKTGIVTVGAGYSDADGTVGIIELGDTNFRGTGDKVNLHWEFGGAGDGKNYTLSYTRPWINDNGDSLGASIFNRIYEYDDYDANGDKVAEYDKRRKGWNLTWGHVSDEYRTNYFNFESSKESYDDHDGFETGEVMDKYLAKNNITDYHDSDWYKAIMDNFGTTNSFTFTHVFDNRDNYFNASKGRRISFAAQWGGHGLGGDYDFYKFTAEGRFYKALGNGHILALRLMGGYIDGDVSYGNLFDLGGSDTLRGYEDNQFKGKKMYAATLEYRFPIAKKVQGVLFTDAGSTWGIDEGKIPWYTDDDSLNWSVGVGIRLQTPIGPIRLDYGHGDRNKFNFSFGTQF, from the coding sequence ATGATTACAACAAAACACAAAAAGGCGGTCATCCTTTCTGCGCTAATGTTTTCTTTGACAGGCGCATCCGCTTATGCGCAGGCTCCGGGCATCGCAGGCAGCCAGAATGGAATGTCCCAGAGCTCAATGATTGATGTAAAAAGCGGACAGGCAACAGGCAAGGTTGGGGAAATCACTGATAAAACGGATAAGGCGGCTAATGAAGAACCTGCCGTTATGGTTCAGCAGTCTCAGCAAACTGTAGCTGTCGGGGATGCATCGCTGTATCTTTCCTCTAATGATGATTCTGCTATTGAAGCACAGGTTGGCAAAACAATTACTTCTGTTGATTTTGAAGGAATCCCGGAAGAAGTAAAGGCGAAACTTGCTCCTTTGATTCAAAGCAAAGTGGGATCCACTGTTACCGTAGAAGGAATCCGAAATGATGTGGCATCCTTAGGAAGCATCGGCGTTTTCTCTCAGATCAGACCGGTTTTCGTCAGCGTTCCGGAAGGCGTTAAACTGACATATCAGCTGGTTTCGAATCCAGTTGTCAAAAATGTAGAATTTTCAGGCAACACTGTATTTACCAGTGATTATCTGAAATCTATTATGCAGATTCCGAAAGACAGCGTTTTGAACTTCGTGCTCGTAAACCAGAAGCTGAAGGAAATTGAAGATCTGTATCTGAAGCAGGGATACATGCTTGTGTCTATCCCGAACGTACAGGTATCGGCAGATGGGACTCTTCATATTGATATATCTGAAGGCATTGTTGAAGATATTGTTATTGTCGGAAACGAAAAGACCAAGGATTACGTTATTACAAGAGAATTGAAATTAAAGAAGGGCAAGCCTTTCAACAAATTCCTTGCCAGCAGAAGTATGGAACGTCTGTATAACTTAGGTTATTTCGAAGACGTTAACATGAAGCTGCTCCCGGGGAAAACCAATGAACATGATGTCATCATTGAAATCGATGTCATTGAACAGAAAACAGGTATCGTAACTGTAGGTGCCGGTTATTCTGATGCTGATGGCACCGTAGGTATTATTGAACTGGGCGATACCAATTTCAGAGGTACTGGCGATAAGGTCAATCTGCATTGGGAATTCGGCGGTGCAGGCGATGGCAAGAACTATACTCTTTCCTATACCAGACCCTGGATCAATGATAACGGAGACTCTCTGGGGGCATCCATATTCAACCGTATTTATGAATACGATGACTATGATGCCAACGGGGACAAAGTAGCAGAATATGATAAACGCAGAAAAGGCTGGAATTTGACATGGGGCCATGTTTCCGACGAATATAGAACGAACTACTTCAATTTCGAAAGTTCCAAAGAATCTTATGATGATCATGACGGCTTCGAAACTGGAGAAGTTATGGACAAATATCTGGCTAAGAATAATATAACTGATTATCATGATTCTGACTGGTACAAAGCTATCATGGATAACTTTGGAACCACGAACAGTTTTACTTTCACCCATGTATTTGATAACCGAGACAATTATTTCAATGCCAGCAAGGGCCGCAGAATTTCGTTTGCAGCACAGTGGGGCGGTCATGGCCTTGGCGGCGATTATGATTTCTATAAATTTACAGCAGAAGGACGTTTCTACAAAGCTCTTGGAAACGGCCATATCTTAGCTCTCCGTTTGATGGGCGGTTATATTGACGGCGACGTATCTTACGGCAACCTGTTTGACTTGGGCGGATCTGATACACTGCGCGGTTATGAAGATAATCAGTTCAAGGGCAAGAAGATGTATGCAGCTACCCTTGAATATCGTTTCCCAATCGCTAAAAAGGTTCAGGGCGTCCTGTTCACTGATGCCGGAAGTACTTGGGGAATCGATGAAGGGAAGATACCGTGGTACACAGATGACGACTCTCTCAACTGGTCTGTCGGTGTTGGTATCAGACTTCAGACTCCGATCGGACCGATCAGACTGGATTATGGTCATGGCGATAGAAACAAATTCAACTTCAGCTTTGGTACGCAGTTCTAA
- the lpxD gene encoding UDP-3-O-(3-hydroxymyristoyl)glucosamine N-acyltransferase gives MKKTAGELAEIVGGVLHGDPSLVIDDVCSAESAGPSHITFAHGIYAEHIEEMHAGVILVDELPEHFTKNLIVVPDCRRSFGQLIDLFHPESHFEPGIHATAIVSPKAQIGSNVCIMAYCVIEDGAVIGDNTVIYPYTYIGKNAVIGNGCELNPGSVVHENSILGNNVVLRAHAVVGGQGFGFSTDEQGHHTHIRQLGRAVIGDNCEIGAGSAVDNGAMNDTVVGSGTKIDNLVHVGHNVQIGNDCFIIAQTGIAGSTTIGNHCILAGQTGINGHVKITDNVVLGGKTGVIGNITEPGVYMGYPARTHAQWGRVEVMVSHLPELMKKVKKLEKQLEAQKDKK, from the coding sequence ATGAAAAAGACAGCTGGTGAATTGGCCGAGATCGTAGGCGGAGTTCTGCATGGGGATCCTTCTCTTGTGATTGATGATGTGTGCAGCGCTGAAAGTGCAGGACCGTCTCACATTACCTTTGCACATGGAATTTATGCTGAGCATATTGAAGAGATGCATGCAGGCGTTATTTTAGTCGATGAACTGCCGGAGCATTTCACAAAAAATCTTATTGTCGTCCCTGACTGCCGCCGTTCGTTCGGCCAGTTGATTGATTTATTCCATCCGGAATCTCATTTTGAACCGGGCATCCATGCGACAGCTATTGTCAGCCCGAAAGCTCAGATTGGCAGCAATGTATGCATCATGGCGTACTGTGTCATTGAAGATGGCGCTGTCATCGGTGACAACACGGTGATTTATCCATATACATATATCGGCAAAAATGCAGTTATCGGAAATGGCTGTGAACTGAATCCGGGATCGGTCGTTCATGAAAACAGTATATTAGGAAATAATGTCGTACTTCGTGCGCATGCTGTTGTCGGAGGACAGGGATTCGGCTTTTCAACCGATGAACAGGGACATCATACCCATATCCGCCAGTTGGGCAGGGCTGTGATTGGTGATAACTGCGAGATTGGTGCAGGTTCTGCTGTCGATAATGGTGCCATGAATGATACTGTTGTCGGAAGCGGCACTAAAATCGACAATCTGGTACATGTAGGTCATAATGTTCAAATCGGCAATGACTGCTTTATCATTGCACAGACGGGAATTGCAGGAAGCACTACGATTGGAAATCACTGCATCCTGGCAGGACAGACTGGAATCAATGGTCATGTAAAAATTACAGATAATGTCGTTTTAGGCGGCAAGACTGGTGTTATCGGAAATATTACTGAACCAGGCGTTTATATGGGCTATCCTGCAAGAACGCATGCTCAATGGGGCAGGGTTGAAGTCATGGTTTCTCATCTGCCGGAACTGATGAAAAAAGTAAAAAAATTGGAAAAGCAGCTGGAAGCCCAGAAGGATAAAAAGTAG